The sequence CTTCTAAAACATTCGTATACATACGTCTAGTTTCCTTGCTCTTCGTACGCTGTGTGAACATCTCTGTACTCCCAATTAACACTAGCAACTCTCTAGCTCTAGATAAGGCAACATTCAATCTACGATAATCTTTTGCAAAGCCAATATCATCTTGCTTGTTATTATGATTACGTACCATACTCAGTAAAATCACATCCATTTCCATGCCCTGAAAACGGTCGACTGTCCCGGTACGAATAGTTAAGTGGTTCAAACGAAGCTCCTGTTGAATCAATCGGTCGATTCTTTTCACTTGTTCTCCGTAAAAACTGATTACACCAATGCTTTTCTTCTCATCAGCTGTCATTCTACCGGCTAGCTTTGCCTCTGCTACGGCATCATCCAGTTCTTTCAACATTTCACCAATCTTATTCAGTTCAGAAGGATTAAACAAGCTTTTTCCATTTTTCATTCTTTCCTCAAAGAATGATGACTCGTTTGGCATGTCTAGCCATAGGAGATGATTATTCCTCTGTATATGCGAAGAATGTAGAAAGTGATCTCGCATCGAATCAGAGTCAGTAAGACCACATTGAAGCTGCTCATCTTCCTGATCATAAAACTGGGTAATCGTTGCCATGATGTTTTCATGCATACGATACTGAATAGCAAGCATCGTTTTATTAGTTTTCGGTAACTGCTTAAACAATCGCTCAAACAATGACTCGTTTAACAGTTTCTTCAATTCAACCTTGCCCTCAAAATCATTACTTTCATCTGCCATTTCCTGCAATGTTTCTTCAAGCGTATCATTTCCTAATAAAGGTGGAAGCTGGTGATGATCTCCAACTAAAATGATTTTCTTTCCCTTTAACATAGGTAACAACAATTCAGGTGGAGTTGCCTTTGATACTTCATCAATGATCACTACATCAAAAACAGGATAACTCTCCATAAAATCCTTCCTAGCTGATGCCACACATGTCGTCCCAATTACATTTGAATGCTTCACATATAGCTTTCGGATTTCATTCAAGTCATGATCATTTGCTTCCTGAAGCAGAGATCGCCACATACCTTGAATGGACTGGAAAAGCGGAAGTTTCTGCTTTTCTTGTTTCAATGATTCCCTAGTAAAAGAAACACTCGCCATGTTTTTCAAAAGTTGTTCATACTCCAGTTCTGGCTCTGTAGACAGTATTTCTTTTAAAGGTAGTAGTTCCTCTTCTTTACTTTGAATCATGTTGGTTACATGACTAAGTCCTTCTTCGATTCGTGAAATCTTCTGCTCTGCTTCTCCTAGTTGCTGGGCCATCTCTTCCCTGTTTTGAACATTCATCTCAACTCGAAGTCTAGCTTGCTTATATTCCTCTACCTCATTTTTTAATTGAAGTACTTTTGCTTGTAATTGTTTAAGTATTTCTTTTGCATGAGGAATGATTTCTGATGAGCCCTTCTTTAACGAGAGCTTATCTTGAACAGAAGAAAGCTTCTGGTTCAACTCAACCACTACATACTGACGTTTTTCGTTCAGCATTTTCGTCTCTTCTATAGTAGGTAGAAGTTGACTCACTAGCTCCTTCTTTAATAACCCAATTGCCTCTTGAGCCCTACCTACACACTCTTTATATGGCTTTAAGCGTTCTACCTTTTTCCAGAGGAATTGTCTTCTGCCATATAAACCTTCCAGATAGCTAATAAGATGCTGTGGCGTAAGTTTACGGCTACCTTTAAGCTCTTCTCTTAATCTATCTAGAAATCCATCAATTTCTTCAGCTGAAGTAGATCTAGCAGTTAAATTCCCCATATGCTGTTGCAGTTGGTTGACTGACATGTTCTGTCTCTCTAAAAGCTGCTCAACATACGTAATCGCACGTGCTAGCTTATCACTATACTCTTTTATTTTAGTTAACTGATTTAGATCTTCGCGGATCGCATCAAGCTCCTGAATTAACCGCTGAACTTCTATAGATCGATTTAAATTTTGTTCTAAGATGATCCATTTAAGACTATCCACTTTTTTAGCATCATTAATTCTAGCGGATAAGTCAGTCAGCTTCTTCATAGCTTCAGCAGTTCTATCACATTCTGCAGAAGCCTGCTGTATTCTTAGCTGTATATCAATAATCTCATCTTCTAAACCTTGTAGCTCAATGCTATGTTGAAGTCGCATAATCTCTTGTTGATTAACGGTTAACTCCTTGTTCACCCACTCACTGTCAGGCTCGTCTACTAAAAACTTTTCGTCTTTTTCTATCGTATCATTTAAGTGCTGAAGTGATTCCTTTATCGCTTTCAGCTGTTGCTGAGCAAGTTCTAGCTCCTCTTCTGCCCTTAGCTTGTCCTTCTTGTGTTGATCTAGAAAAGACTGTATTTCATTAATACGCTGTTGAGCTGCACTTTTAGCTTCTACCTCTGCCTCTACTTTAGCTAGCAGCTTCTGCAATCGCTCTTTCTCTTGTTCATTAGAATCCCATTCCACTTCAATTTCCCTTGCTCGTTTTTCCCGCGCTTCATACTGAGTGGAAACCTCTGATAGTGTATGGTCTTTCCAATACTGCCCCACATTTTCTTCAATGAACTTTTTACCTTCTTCTTCAATGCTTTCCGTACGTCCTACCCTAAGAATCCGTATGTCTTTATTTGCAAGCAATCGACCAAGTGCATTGTCGACCGCTAAATTTGATTGCGAGGCCACCAATGTCCGTAGCCCTGCCTTAGCATTTTGTAAGCAAATCTCAGAGATTACAGTCGTTTTTCCTGTTCCAGGTGGGCCCTGAATTACATATAAATCTTCTGCAGACATTGCCCCTATAACAGCTTCTCGCTGAAACTCATTCAGACGATTATGAAACTTTAGAGGTGGTTGCTTCTTCGGAGATTTAACAGGGGGCTTATTCTCGAATAAAAGACGTTCAAGTTCAGGATTTGCAGCCAATCCATTTTCTAACTGCTTAAACCCTTGCCGCAGACGTTTCACCTGGCTAAGTGTGGCAAAGTTACTAAAGACGACTTCCTTTTGATGTAAGTCGAGCCTCTGCTGTCGAGCCAGTTTCTCCATATATGGATTTAGTTCGACTTCTACACTACCTTCTGCTCGAGTCCCTTTTAATACCTTCCCAATATCCTGGTCAATCCCCTTAAGCTTTACACTTAAATCCTTAAGTAATTTCCATTCCTTTTCATCCAATTGACAGCCAATTATTTTAACTCGACTGAAATCATCATTGAAGACAAGCTTTGAATATCGTGATGTCATGTCAGGAATATCTGCAGTCCGCTCTTGGATTTTTAAGTAGCCTTCCCAGCTTGCAATTCGCTTTTTAACATACATTGAACTTTCCTGAGCAACAGGCATGTTATGAATCTGTTCGAGTAGTTCAAGAAGCACAGGTTCATTCCGCTGAGCATCCAATTCAAACGCCATCTCTACAGGAAGACGCCAATTGGACTGCAACGTCAAATGTCCAGGCCTTGTTGTCACATTTGTTGCGATCAAACGCTCTCGTTCTACCACACAATGTAGAACCACCACAACCCCATTGCACGCTTCAGCTAATGAAACATTCGTCTTATTGTCAAAAAACACCGCAACCGAAAGAATTCGATCTGCCTCCATCGGATACTTTTCTATATATACTTGAAACGATTTTTCCAATAAAAAAAACGATCGCTCCTCCAACCCGAGCTCCCGTATCTTTTCCTTTGCCTTCTTAGTCAAAGTTATCGGACAACGATATGTCGCAATATGGTCCTTTATCATGTGATCACCTACTTTTATTTACACTTAAACGTTACTATATATTTGATTTATTAAACTATTAAATTAGTTTTTTATTATGTTATTTGAAATTTGTTTTACAACTGATTATAGCATACTGTTTACAAACATGACGAAAGGCCAACGCATTTAAAACGTGGAAGATGTGGAAGAAATTGAGGTATGACAGAATATTAGTGCATCCCTTAAATCGTGGAACAAAAAAAGAGGATGTATGGAGCTACATCCTCTTTCTTCATTTATTATTTTAACTCATTTAGTTTTGATAATGAATCTTGAATATCTTTATCAGATAGTGGAGCAAATCCAGTTTCAGAAGCGATTTCTTGAGCATTTTCCATTGTATAGATTGCATAATCTAACACCTGTGACTTCTCTTTTGCTAAGTTTACATTAAGGTAAGTAAAAACTGGACGAGTAAATGGAGCATAGTCACCATCTTCAGCGATTGTAGAAAGTGAAGGTTCAACTCCACCTTTACCGAAATCAACCTTAACAGCAGTTAACTTGTCGGTATTGTTAGCATAGTATCCATATCCAAAGAATGCAATCGCATTTTTATCTTCAGAAACAAGACTCACTAGAGTAGAGTAATCTTGTTGTAGGTTAATCCCCTCAACCATATCTTGCTCTTCAAGGATATTTTCCCAGAAGAATTCATAAGTACCATGATTTTCGTTAGGACCCATTGCTTTAATAGGCTCATTAGGGAAATCTGGACGAATGTCAGACCAGTTCTTTGTTCTAGAACTAGCAAGGAAGATATCAATTAGTTCTTCTTTCGTAAGTTCTGTTGCCCAATCATTTTCTTTGTTAATAACAAATGTTAACCCGTCTAGTGCAACCTTTAATTCTTGAACTTCAATTCCTAGTTCTTTTGCTTTAGCTAACTCTTCATCTTTAATCTGACGAGAAGCATCATTAAAATCAGTTCCATCTTCAATTAAAAACTTCTTAAATCCTGCAGAAGTACCTGCACGGCTTACTTCAACAGAAACATCTTCTTGATCCATATAATTTTCAGCCATTTTTGCCATGAATGGATAAACAGTACCCGAACCATCAATTACAACACTTCCTTCTAAAGCAGGTTCTTTCTCGGAATCCTCTGCTTGCTCTGAACCTGTGCTTGTTTCAGTATTTGTTGTTTTTTCGGTAGTACCACAAGCTGTTATAAAAAGAATAAGTGAAGTCATTGCTAATAGTACTAAAAGATTTTTAAAACTCATCATTTTCTAAATCCCCCTAATTGTTTGGTTAATCTTCCTACTCCTTAAGAATAAACCTGAAGTGTTAACCTTGTCTTAATGAGGGGTGAAGGTTTTGTAAATTAATGTAAACGTAATTGTAGGAATATTCGTAAGTGTAAAAGGCCTTTACAATTGATATTTCACATTATATCTATTTAACTCAGTTATTTTTAGGAATATTGTCGTTCCATTGCGCTCCAGACACTTGCTTTCCGCGGGGAGGAAGTCGAGCCTCCTCGGCTTTGCCTGCGGGGTCTCGACCTTTCCTCTATGTCCCGCAGGAGTCAAGTGTCTTCCACTACATTTCACTATCGTTGTAAAAAACATCTTATTTAAAACTTAGGAGTATACGAATATATCAAATTAAAAAACCTAGAACTACTCATAGAGTCGCCTAGGTTTATTTTTTTACTTAACTTACTACTACCCCTCAATATCCCGTTTATTAAATCCAATAACACCAATTGCCGTCAACATCATCGCAACCATGCTTAATAGAATTAATGGCAGTAATGAAAAGTCCTCAATTGGTGTTTGGGGCACGTGTCCATAAGGAGAAATGTTGCCGACCCAATCTGGAAATTGGAATAACCCTCCTAAGTAAAGGACAATAAATGAGTAAAAAACATATAGCCATATGAAACTCGTAAATCTTGGGAAAATACCAATCAATAAAACTGCTATGCTAATCATGACTAAGGTGGCTGGATAGTACGATATAGCCGCACCAACGATCATCTCAAACGATAAGCCACCTTCAACCACTGTAGTCCCCACTGACCATAATCCAAAAGCAGCAAGTGATAACATGATAAAACCATTTACAATCGATATCATAAAATAACTTCCTATTAGCTTTGTTCGTGATACATTTTTAGCTAAAAGGTGAACAATACGTTCCTTCTTCTCCTCACTACGCAGTTTATTCATACTCATAACTGGGGGAATTGTTGCTAGTAGTGAGACGACAATCATCAACATCGGGATAAATTGCTCAATTAACGAAACCCCTTCAACTGGCGGAAGTAATTGTTTCATTGCTTCATTATCTGAGAAGAAGGTTTCGAGGTCTCCTAAAACAGATCCATATGAAGCACCTAATACATACATTCCAATTGCCCAAGATATCATTCCAACTCGTTGCAATCTTAAAGCGAGACCAATGGGACTTTGCAAGAAGATAGAAGCATACTTCCTGCCAGGTTTGGATGGTAAAAAGCCACGATCTACATCACGAATTGCATTCAAATAATTAGCCAAAATGTAAAGAACAAATGAAGTTAAAATCATGAATACAATCGGCCACCAATTATTGTCATCATACACTTTTGCTTTTGTTACCCATGCTAGAGGAGAAATCCAAGATAATGTCTCATTACTTACATCGGTAATGGCTCTAAATAAATAAGCGATTAGTAAGGCTCCAATTGAATAGCCAATCGTGCCACGGGAACTATCACTCAACTGTGCAAAGACAGCAGTTACGCCCGCAAAAAACAAGCCAGTTGCACCTAAGGCTGTACCGTATAATAATGAACCTTCCAAATTCATACTCTCAATTCCAAGTATATAAAGTCCAAACCCACTAATTAATGCTAATGTAATGCAGGTAACAGTCAATACAAGTAAAGCTGCATTCAAATAAGAAAGACGTCCGGTTGGTAAAGCACGAAGCATTTCTAAGCGACCATCCTCTTCATTGGCTCGAGTGTGACGAGTGACAAGCAGAATACTCATTATTGCTACTACTGTTGCCGTCATGAGAAGCATTTGATGTGTAGTCATAACACCAAGTGTGTAATTGTTTAAATTAGCAGGGCCAGTCATGGCAGTCATAGCTGGATTCGCCATCGTTTGTGCCATTGCGTCTCTTTCCTGTTGAGAGCTATACAATCCCTTAAATGATAGTGGCACAATCAACGTAAAAAAAGTGAGGGATATTATCCAGAGAGAGAGCCGTAGCCGGTCCTGTTGCAAAATAAAACGAGAGAGGTAACCCATCTGAGCAAATAAATTACTAGCCATTACTGAATTCCACCTACTCTCGTTTTCGTACCCCCTTCATAATGACGCATAAATAAATCTTCTAATGTTGGTGGTGCGCTTTCGAGCTTAATAATTCCGAATTGGCTTATATGCTTAACAACATGATCTAACTGATCACTATCAACCTGAAATGAAATACCATGGTGGTTTTTTTCCACTTCATGAATACCACTCAATTCTTTTAGACCCGTTATTGGTTCTTTTGTTTCAACAAGTATTTGCGTTCGTGTTAAATGGCGTAATTCATGTAATGTTCCTGTCTCAATAATCTGACCTTGTCGAATGATACATACTCGATCACACAGCTTTTCAACCTCTGATAAGATATGACTGGATAACAAAACGCTTTTCCCTTGATTTTTCACTTCCATCACACATTCCTGAAAAACCTTTTCCATTAATGGATCAAGTCCAGAAGTTGGTTCGTCTAGTATATATAAGTCCGCTTCGGATGAGAATGCAGCAACTAAAGCAACCTTTTGTCGATTTCCTTTAGAATACGTCCTACACTTTTTTGATGGATCTAAATCAAATCTTTTAATTAACTCATCACGTCTTTGTTTATTAACTTTACTGTTTAACTTTAAAAATAAATCAATGACCTCTCCACCTGTTAAGTTAGGCCATAGATTTACATCACCAGGTACATAAGCAATACGCTTATGTATATCTACAGCATCTTTCCAGGCATCCTTTCCAAAAATACTAGCATCCCCACCAGATGCCTTTAATATCCCTAATAACACTCGAATCGTTGTTGATTTCCCTGCACCATTCGGTCCGATAAAACCTAGTACCTCACCTTTCTGAACAGTAAAGTTAACACCGTCAAGAGCAGTAAACTCACCAAATTTTTTCGTTAAATTGGTTACCTCTAAAATGTTCACTAATAGATCTCCTCCTAATCTTTATAAAAACAACGCCTCAAGATATCTGAATAACTGTTCCATTCGTTGATTAACTCAACTCCAACATTTTTATAAGACGTAAGTTGCTTTAATTGAAGTTCTGAAAAACCCGCCATCGTCCAATTCAGAATTTGAAATGCCTTTTCTGGATTAACATCATCTCGAAATCTTGAATAGTCTAGATTTTCATATATTCTATTCAAACCTTCATTCAAAACATTCCCCATTACCTTTTCAATATCAGCTTTCACTTCTGTTGCTTGTTCTTCGTGTGTAGATTTTAAGAAGTCAAATACCAATGGATGTTTTTTTTGAATCTCTAATTTTATTAGGCCGATCTGAGTAATCCGATTAAACAGGTCTCTTTCATTCATGTCAATCCCATCATATATAACATCCATAATCTTTATTGCATTCTCAACCAAATACATATACAACTCTTTTTTATTAGTAAAATAGTTAAATAATGATCCTTTAGAAATCTGTGCATCTTTTACTATTTCATTTGTTGATGCCTTATCATAACCACTCAACACAAATTGTTTCATTGCTGCATTTACAATGCGCTCTTTTTTATCGGCTTTTAAACTGGAAAAATTAGAATTAATCGTTGTTCATTCCTTTCATAACAAATGACCAATCTGGTCAATACTAGTTTAACACTAAATGACCACATTGGTCAAATTAGATTACAAAAAAAACCTTGTACTCCTTTTTAGAGTCCTAGGTTTTTGAGTTATCTTTAAAAGTTTGATTAAGTTATCTCAGGAATCTTACCTTCACTTACATCTTCTTCTGGTTTACCGAGAGCATACCCTTGACCAAAGTGTACTCCTAATTCACGGACATACACTAAATCCTCTACTCGTTCGATTCCTTCTGCAATTATTTTTGTAGATGATTGTTTGGCATAATCAATGATCAGTTTTACCAGCTGCTGTTGCTCCATATTTGTATCAACATGTTGAATAAGTGATTTATCTAACTTAATAAATTCAGGTTTTAGGTAAATGAGTGTCTTTAGACTGTTATAGCCAGAGCCAACATCATCTACAGCAATACGAAATCCTTGGGAACGATAATTTGAAAGGATCTTCTCAAATAACGCAAAGTCAGTAACTGCACTCTTCTCAGTTAATTCAAATACAACCTGATGAGGGTCAATACCAAGTCCGGATAAAAGTTGAAGTGTTTCACCGCTATGATAATTGGAATCCAGTAAAACATTGGGGTGGATATTAATAAAAATCAGTGAATCCCCGCGATCTGCTTTCTTTTGAAGCCTCTCGATAAAACGCTTTAAAGATAGGTTTCTGCAGAAACATTCAAATAAAAAAACTTGATTAGACCTTCCTACAAATTCATAGAACTCTTCAGTATTAGTAAATACCTTTTTTGAAGTAGGTCGATTTAAAGCTTCATAGCCTATTGTTTCTCCAGACTTTAAATCAAGAACGGGTTGAAAGTAAGTAGACAAATCTTGATTTTTAATGATTTTTTGTAGTTCCTTCAAACGTTTATAAAATAAGATTTCTTCTTTACCTCTTTTGAGTAAGTATCTTAAGTATAAAGATAAATGCGTTTCTTCAGCTAATGATGGTTCACTGCTTGTCTGAGTATACACTTGTTGCACACATCCCTAAATTACAATAATGTCATACATATTATGATAATGCACCAATGTAAAGCTAGAGTTATGATTATTTTTTATTATTGTAAAAGTTTAAGTCTAAGAACTGTTATTAGCATTCCTTATAAGAATATAAAGCAAAAAAACACCCAATACTGTTTGATCAACAGTAGTGAGTGTTTTATAAGATAGATACCGGTGGCCGGGGTCGAACCGGCACTCCAGAGGAACACGATTTTGAGTCGTGCGCGTCTGCCAATTCCGCCACACCGGCATAAAAGTAAATCTAACAGACATCTAATAATATAACATGCTTGTACTAGATTATCAATGAGAATTATAAATTGCAGTCTCCTAAAAATAAAAAAACCATACCTAGATGGTATCGGAAACAGTTAAATCTAATAGGTTAGAATTGGAGGCGGCAACCGGATTCGAACCGGTGGTAAAGGTTTTGCAGACCTCTGCCTTACCACTTGGCTATGCCGCCACTGGAGCGGAAGACGGGATTCGAACCCGCGACCCCCACCTTGGCAAGGTGGTGTTCTACCACTGAACTACTTCCGCAATAATCAATGGATAATTTATATATATGCAAGTAACTTGGCAATATTGACAATTAAACATAAAATGGGGCGACCGAAGGGAATCGAACCCTCGAATGTCGGAACCACAATCCGATGCGTTAACCACTTCGCCACGATCGCCATTAAAGTTTAAATTGGCAGGGGTAGCAGGAATCGAACCCACACCAAAGGTTTTGGAGACCTTCGTTCTACCTTTAAACTATACCCCTATTTAAAATATCAAATATAAATGGTGGAGGGGGACGGATTCGAACCGCCGAACCCGGAGGGAGCGGATTTACAGTCCGCCGCGTTTAGCCACTTCGCTACCCCTCCATTTATATAATTTTAACAGACATAAAAAATGGTGGCTCGGGACGGAATCGAACCGCCGACACAAGGATTTTCAGTCCTTTGCTCTACCGACTGAGCTACCGAGCCAGATATAGATTTCAAATGATTTCATTGCCATCTACTAAGTTGGCAAAAAAAAGAATGGCGGTCCCGACGGGAATCGAACCCGCGATCTCCTGCGTGACAGGCAGGCATGTTAACCGCTACACCACGGGACCATTGGTTGCGGGGGCAGGATTTGAACCTACGACCTTCGGGTTATGAGCCCGACGAGCTACCAGACTGCTCCACCCCGCGATAATATAAATAAAGCTTTTAAGATTATGCACCTTTTATCTACTATGACGACCCATCCGATTTATCAAT is a genomic window of Bacillus mesophilus containing:
- a CDS encoding DEAD/DEAH box helicase translates to MIKDHIATYRCPITLTKKAKEKIRELGLEERSFFLLEKSFQVYIEKYPMEADRILSVAVFFDNKTNVSLAEACNGVVVVLHCVVERERLIATNVTTRPGHLTLQSNWRLPVEMAFELDAQRNEPVLLELLEQIHNMPVAQESSMYVKKRIASWEGYLKIQERTADIPDMTSRYSKLVFNDDFSRVKIIGCQLDEKEWKLLKDLSVKLKGIDQDIGKVLKGTRAEGSVEVELNPYMEKLARQQRLDLHQKEVVFSNFATLSQVKRLRQGFKQLENGLAANPELERLLFENKPPVKSPKKQPPLKFHNRLNEFQREAVIGAMSAEDLYVIQGPPGTGKTTVISEICLQNAKAGLRTLVASQSNLAVDNALGRLLANKDIRILRVGRTESIEEEGKKFIEENVGQYWKDHTLSEVSTQYEAREKRAREIEVEWDSNEQEKERLQKLLAKVEAEVEAKSAAQQRINEIQSFLDQHKKDKLRAEEELELAQQQLKAIKESLQHLNDTIEKDEKFLVDEPDSEWVNKELTVNQQEIMRLQHSIELQGLEDEIIDIQLRIQQASAECDRTAEAMKKLTDLSARINDAKKVDSLKWIILEQNLNRSIEVQRLIQELDAIREDLNQLTKIKEYSDKLARAITYVEQLLERQNMSVNQLQQHMGNLTARSTSAEEIDGFLDRLREELKGSRKLTPQHLISYLEGLYGRRQFLWKKVERLKPYKECVGRAQEAIGLLKKELVSQLLPTIEETKMLNEKRQYVVVELNQKLSSVQDKLSLKKGSSEIIPHAKEILKQLQAKVLQLKNEVEEYKQARLRVEMNVQNREEMAQQLGEAEQKISRIEEGLSHVTNMIQSKEEELLPLKEILSTEPELEYEQLLKNMASVSFTRESLKQEKQKLPLFQSIQGMWRSLLQEANDHDLNEIRKLYVKHSNVIGTTCVASARKDFMESYPVFDVVIIDEVSKATPPELLLPMLKGKKIILVGDHHQLPPLLGNDTLEETLQEMADESNDFEGKVELKKLLNESLFERLFKQLPKTNKTMLAIQYRMHENIMATITQFYDQEDEQLQCGLTDSDSMRDHFLHSSHIQRNNHLLWLDMPNESSFFEERMKNGKSLFNPSELNKIGEMLKELDDAVAEAKLAGRMTADEKKSIGVISFYGEQVKRIDRLIQQELRLNHLTIRTGTVDRFQGMEMDVILLSMVRNHNNKQDDIGFAKDYRRLNVALSRARELLVLIGSTEMFTQRTKSKETRRMYTNVLEAVKSQQGLRTLEEASLHG
- a CDS encoding PstS family phosphate ABC transporter substrate-binding protein, encoding MMSFKNLLVLLAMTSLILFITACGTTEKTTNTETSTGSEQAEDSEKEPALEGSVVIDGSGTVYPFMAKMAENYMDQEDVSVEVSRAGTSAGFKKFLIEDGTDFNDASRQIKDEELAKAKELGIEVQELKVALDGLTFVINKENDWATELTKEELIDIFLASSRTKNWSDIRPDFPNEPIKAMGPNENHGTYEFFWENILEEQDMVEGINLQQDYSTLVSLVSEDKNAIAFFGYGYYANNTDKLTAVKVDFGKGGVEPSLSTIAEDGDYAPFTRPVFTYLNVNLAKEKSQVLDYAIYTMENAQEIASETGFAPLSDKDIQDSLSKLNELK
- a CDS encoding ABC transporter permease, with the translated sequence MASNLFAQMGYLSRFILQQDRLRLSLWIISLTFFTLIVPLSFKGLYSSQQERDAMAQTMANPAMTAMTGPANLNNYTLGVMTTHQMLLMTATVVAIMSILLVTRHTRANEEDGRLEMLRALPTGRLSYLNAALLVLTVTCITLALISGFGLYILGIESMNLEGSLLYGTALGATGLFFAGVTAVFAQLSDSSRGTIGYSIGALLIAYLFRAITDVSNETLSWISPLAWVTKAKVYDDNNWWPIVFMILTSFVLYILANYLNAIRDVDRGFLPSKPGRKYASIFLQSPIGLALRLQRVGMISWAIGMYVLGASYGSVLGDLETFFSDNEAMKQLLPPVEGVSLIEQFIPMLMIVVSLLATIPPVMSMNKLRSEEKKERIVHLLAKNVSRTKLIGSYFMISIVNGFIMLSLAAFGLWSVGTTVVEGGLSFEMIVGAAISYYPATLVMISIAVLLIGIFPRFTSFIWLYVFYSFIVLYLGGLFQFPDWVGNISPYGHVPQTPIEDFSLLPLILLSMVAMMLTAIGVIGFNKRDIEG
- a CDS encoding ATP-binding cassette domain-containing protein, whose amino-acid sequence is MNILEVTNLTKKFGEFTALDGVNFTVQKGEVLGFIGPNGAGKSTTIRVLLGILKASGGDASIFGKDAWKDAVDIHKRIAYVPGDVNLWPNLTGGEVIDLFLKLNSKVNKQRRDELIKRFDLDPSKKCRTYSKGNRQKVALVAAFSSEADLYILDEPTSGLDPLMEKVFQECVMEVKNQGKSVLLSSHILSEVEKLCDRVCIIRQGQIIETGTLHELRHLTRTQILVETKEPITGLKELSGIHEVEKNHHGISFQVDSDQLDHVVKHISQFGIIKLESAPPTLEDLFMRHYEGGTKTRVGGIQ
- a CDS encoding TetR/AcrR family transcriptional regulator, with the translated sequence MNSNFSSLKADKKERIVNAAMKQFVLSGYDKASTNEIVKDAQISKGSLFNYFTNKKELYMYLVENAIKIMDVIYDGIDMNERDLFNRITQIGLIKLEIQKKHPLVFDFLKSTHEEQATEVKADIEKVMGNVLNEGLNRIYENLDYSRFRDDVNPEKAFQILNWTMAGFSELQLKQLTSYKNVGVELINEWNSYSDILRRCFYKD
- a CDS encoding EAL domain-containing protein; translated protein: MYTQTSSEPSLAEETHLSLYLRYLLKRGKEEILFYKRLKELQKIIKNQDLSTYFQPVLDLKSGETIGYEALNRPTSKKVFTNTEEFYEFVGRSNQVFLFECFCRNLSLKRFIERLQKKADRGDSLIFINIHPNVLLDSNYHSGETLQLLSGLGIDPHQVVFELTEKSAVTDFALFEKILSNYRSQGFRIAVDDVGSGYNSLKTLIYLKPEFIKLDKSLIQHVDTNMEQQQLVKLIIDYAKQSSTKIIAEGIERVEDLVYVRELGVHFGQGYALGKPEEDVSEGKIPEIT